The following coding sequences lie in one Haloterrigena sp. KLK7 genomic window:
- a CDS encoding four-helix bundle copper-binding protein — protein MALTQIDHVGENDQMAECIDNCLEAAQACEWCADECAGEGEGMAKCLRLCRDVADLTTMHARFMARNSNYSTQLAEACAGACEECASECEQHDEEHCQVCADVLRECAESCREMASA, from the coding sequence ATGGCGTTAACTCAAATTGACCACGTCGGCGAGAACGACCAGATGGCAGAGTGCATCGACAACTGTCTCGAAGCCGCTCAAGCATGTGAATGGTGCGCTGATGAATGTGCTGGTGAAGGGGAAGGGATGGCCAAGTGCCTTCGTCTCTGTCGGGATGTCGCCGATCTCACGACGATGCACGCACGCTTCATGGCACGGAACTCGAACTACAGCACGCAACTTGCAGAAGCCTGTGCTGGTGCATGCGAAGAGTGTGCGAGTGAGTGCGAACAACACGATGAAGAACACTGTCAGGTCTGTGCCGACGTGCTTCGCGAGTGTGCCGAGTCTTGCCGGGAGATGGCGTCGGCGTAG
- a CDS encoding DMT family transporter: MNSTQYRDFTLFISLALMWGTAFPAVEAALSSMPPLLIAAVRFDLVGLFMLGYALMTTESWQPSTRGDILAIVGGGILFVPVGQGIWYIGQELTTSALSGLMASLIPLFTAAWSWVLVPEDRVTGESFAGLSIGFAGVLLVLIPGATPLFSQGVLGKLLLFVSAIGTALGSVLIRRAENGISTPAVTAWSMLLGAGLMHVLSPAIGESLSDVTINATVVLAVGYLTVVSTALAYIVYFTLLNRRSAVEINLVHYLFPVVAIVAGYILFGDTLPQSAIAGFVLIVAGFGILKRRAIVAELGNRDSRDHQ, encoded by the coding sequence ATGTGGGGAACGGCGTTTCCTGCCGTGGAGGCAGCCCTTTCCTCTATGCCCCCGTTGTTGATCGCGGCCGTTCGGTTTGACCTCGTCGGGTTGTTTATGCTGGGGTATGCGCTTATGACGACCGAGAGCTGGCAACCGTCTACTCGTGGTGACATCCTCGCTATCGTGGGAGGGGGAATCCTGTTTGTCCCGGTTGGACAAGGTATCTGGTACATCGGTCAGGAACTCACTACGAGCGCCCTTTCCGGATTGATGGCCAGCCTCATACCGCTTTTCACTGCTGCGTGGTCGTGGGTTCTCGTCCCCGAAGACCGGGTGACGGGGGAGAGTTTCGCAGGACTCAGCATCGGGTTTGCGGGCGTACTCCTCGTCCTGATTCCCGGTGCCACCCCGCTGTTCAGCCAGGGCGTTCTTGGGAAGCTATTGTTATTCGTGTCGGCAATCGGGACCGCGCTCGGGAGTGTCCTGATCCGACGGGCGGAAAATGGAATCTCTACCCCTGCGGTGACTGCATGGTCGATGCTTCTCGGTGCCGGACTTATGCACGTGCTCAGCCCCGCTATCGGCGAGTCGCTGTCGGACGTAACAATAAACGCCACAGTAGTGCTCGCGGTCGGCTACCTGACAGTAGTCTCGACCGCGCTCGCATATATCGTCTACTTCACACTGCTCAACCGGCGGTCTGCTGTGGAAATCAACCTGGTCCACTATCTCTTCCCGGTCGTTGCAATCGTGGCGGGGTATATACTGTTCGGCGATACCCTCCCGCAGTCGGCAATCGCGGGTTTCGTACTCATCGTTGCAGGATTCGGTATTCTGAAACGCCGGGCGATCGTTGCGGAACTCGGTAACAGAGACTCCAGAGACCATCAGTAA
- a CDS encoding helix-turn-helix domain-containing protein, translated as MPDSMSEMLRQDMQCEGLLECFHNLKEIDKDVFRLLNEANEPLTVDEIADEIDRERSTAYRAVKRLMQAGFLQKEQVNYEQGGYYHVYLPRDADEIAQEMQRMLNDWYAQMGQLIGEFSDKYGDTSSQTPTVES; from the coding sequence ATGCCTGACTCGATGAGTGAAATGCTTCGGCAGGATATGCAGTGTGAGGGCCTGCTGGAGTGTTTCCACAACCTCAAAGAAATCGACAAAGACGTGTTCCGACTGTTGAACGAAGCCAACGAGCCGCTCACCGTTGACGAGATCGCTGACGAGATCGACCGCGAGCGGTCGACCGCCTACCGAGCAGTCAAGCGGTTGATGCAGGCCGGGTTCCTCCAGAAGGAGCAGGTCAACTACGAACAGGGCGGCTACTATCACGTCTACCTTCCCCGAGACGCCGACGAGATTGCCCAGGAGATGCAGCGGATGCTCAACGACTGGTACGCACAGATGGGCCAACTCATCGGCGAATTCAGCGACAAATACGGCGACACGTCCAGCCAGACGCCGACCGTCGAAAGCTGA
- a CDS encoding MBL fold metallo-hydrolase, whose protein sequence is MSNTAIDPSDVARRVQEDDAEDIFVLDVRNEDDYDEWQIPGSTNVPIYDELLEHDYSTLETTLDELPEDEEIAVVCVGGITSARAAEFLREHGFDAKSIDRGMNGWGRVHRQYEVESVDGVIQIVRPGTGCVSYLATDNGEAIVIDPSQYIDQYLDVADEHNLEIVGVADTHAHADHVSGARRLAGELDVPYYLHEDDAGELEGVTELEDGETIPVGNSGLHVIHTPGHTPGSASFRFGDALLSGDTLFLRSVGRPDLEDSAEDAVREAAGQLFGSLDRLTDLDDETLVLPGHFTDEEIRPLATELEELQKETTNELLSYVEDDDETAFVETIVESLADEPANYNEIKQINWGKQQPSGDTEALELGPNNCAAN, encoded by the coding sequence ATGAGCAATACTGCTATCGACCCATCGGATGTCGCTCGACGCGTTCAAGAAGACGATGCCGAGGACATCTTTGTCCTCGACGTCCGCAACGAGGACGATTACGACGAGTGGCAGATCCCAGGGAGTACCAACGTTCCCATCTACGATGAGCTGCTAGAACACGACTATTCCACGTTGGAGACGACGCTCGATGAACTACCGGAAGACGAGGAAATCGCAGTCGTCTGCGTCGGTGGTATCACGTCGGCACGCGCTGCCGAATTCCTCCGTGAGCACGGCTTCGACGCGAAGTCGATCGATCGCGGAATGAACGGCTGGGGACGTGTTCACCGCCAGTATGAAGTTGAGAGCGTCGACGGCGTCATCCAGATTGTCCGCCCCGGTACGGGATGCGTTTCGTATCTCGCCACCGACAACGGTGAGGCCATCGTCATCGATCCGAGCCAGTACATCGATCAGTATCTGGACGTGGCAGACGAGCACAATCTCGAGATTGTCGGCGTCGCAGACACACACGCACACGCTGACCACGTTTCGGGCGCTCGTCGGCTCGCCGGTGAACTCGACGTTCCGTACTACCTGCACGAGGACGACGCTGGCGAACTCGAAGGAGTCACGGAACTCGAAGACGGTGAGACGATCCCTGTCGGCAACAGCGGCCTCCACGTGATCCACACGCCCGGTCACACACCCGGGAGTGCTTCATTCCGGTTCGGCGATGCGCTCCTCTCCGGAGACACGCTGTTCCTGCGCAGCGTCGGCCGTCCGGACCTCGAGGATAGCGCCGAAGACGCGGTCCGCGAAGCGGCTGGCCAGCTGTTCGGGAGTCTCGACCGACTGACGGACCTAGACGACGAGACGCTCGTTCTGCCGGGCCACTTCACTGACGAAGAGATTCGTCCGCTCGCTACCGAGCTCGAAGAGCTTCAAAAAGAAACAACGAACGAACTCCTGAGTTACGTCGAGGACGACGACGAAACGGCGTTTGTTGAAACTATCGTCGAAAGTCTCGCCGACGAGCCCGCGAACTATAACGAGATCAAGCAGATCAACTGGGGTAAGCAGCAGCCAAGCGGGGATACTGAAGCGCTTGAACTCGGCCCGAACAACTGCGCTGCTAACTAG
- a CDS encoding plastocyanin/azurin family copper-binding protein — protein sequence MVTNDSGTHFEPHVVQIEPGETVTWTLESGSHTTTAYASANDKPQRIPDDAEAWDSGTVDEQGATFEHTFETKGVYDYYCRPHENTGMIGCVVVGNPNFDTQPGMAEPQPELPDETHEKIRELNEMVRNGGKSEHGGHESGEDDHGGHEHGH from the coding sequence ATGGTGACGAATGACTCTGGAACTCACTTCGAGCCCCATGTCGTCCAAATCGAACCCGGAGAGACCGTCACGTGGACGCTCGAGAGCGGTTCTCATACGACGACCGCTTATGCATCGGCGAATGACAAGCCCCAGCGGATCCCTGATGACGCTGAGGCATGGGATAGTGGGACGGTTGATGAACAAGGAGCTACCTTTGAACACACGTTCGAAACCAAAGGTGTCTATGATTACTACTGTCGCCCACACGAAAACACGGGAATGATCGGATGCGTTGTCGTCGGTAATCCTAACTTTGATACTCAGCCAGGAATGGCTGAGCCACAGCCTGAACTGCCTGACGAAACTCACGAGAAGATCCGCGAACTGAACGAGATGGTCCGGAATGGTGGCAAAAGTGAGCATGGTGGACACGAAAGTGGCGAAGATGACCACGGAGGTCACGAACATGGCCACTAA
- a CDS encoding potassium channel family protein produces MQLTYLTFGVLILLITVSDLLWTTLWIEGGAGPLTSQLMGWTWRVLRRISPQNPRLLSLSGPIVFVLSLTIWIVLLWSGWTLIFAGAGSILVDTLNRGPISWYDRIYYTGYTIFTLGTGDFVSEKGPWQIVTILATGSGMLFVTLTATYIISVLDAVTQKRAFASNVSGIGTQSEEIVRTSWNGEEFQGLDLPLNTFVTQLTILTENHKAYPILHYFHSAQTDRSPVIEITVLDEALTLLRFGIPEQHQPDEIILQSARASVDNYLETLNGSFVKPADSPPSSPDLGALRKAGLPTVSDEDFEMSLQELDNRRRMLLGLVNSDSRQWPSETTD; encoded by the coding sequence ATGCAACTCACCTATCTTACCTTCGGCGTTCTCATTCTTCTTATCACGGTTTCAGATCTTCTCTGGACGACACTCTGGATTGAAGGCGGTGCTGGTCCACTTACATCTCAATTGATGGGTTGGACGTGGCGAGTACTACGACGGATAAGTCCCCAGAATCCTCGACTACTCAGTCTCTCAGGACCAATTGTTTTTGTCCTCAGTCTCACAATATGGATTGTCCTACTCTGGAGTGGTTGGACACTTATTTTCGCTGGAGCTGGAAGCATTCTTGTTGATACGCTTAACCGTGGACCCATATCATGGTATGATCGGATCTATTACACTGGATACACAATATTCACCTTAGGTACAGGCGATTTTGTCTCTGAAAAAGGCCCCTGGCAGATCGTAACGATACTTGCAACAGGGAGTGGAATGCTCTTCGTTACGTTAACTGCTACATATATAATTTCGGTCCTTGATGCGGTAACTCAGAAACGTGCATTCGCTAGCAATGTGAGTGGTATTGGTACACAGAGCGAGGAGATTGTTCGAACAAGCTGGAATGGTGAAGAGTTTCAAGGACTTGATCTACCCCTGAATACTTTCGTAACTCAGCTTACTATTCTAACAGAGAATCATAAAGCATATCCAATACTTCATTACTTTCACAGTGCCCAGACTGATCGGTCACCTGTTATTGAGATCACTGTCCTTGATGAAGCATTGACGCTTCTCCGATTTGGGATCCCAGAGCAACATCAACCCGATGAAATTATTCTCCAGAGTGCAAGAGCAAGTGTCGATAACTACCTCGAAACACTCAATGGATCATTTGTCAAACCTGCAGATAGTCCTCCTTCGTCACCAGATCTTGGAGCCCTTCGAAAAGCAGGTCTCCCAACTGTTTCAGACGAAGACTTCGAGATGTCTCTTCAGGAATTAGATAACCGACGGAGAATGCTACTCGGTCTTGTCAATTCTGACTCACGACAATGGCCTTCAGAGACGACTGATTGA
- a CDS encoding class I SAM-dependent methyltransferase, whose product MGYHTFEVEQAEKLEDAASRYRYLSAEELLWYVSPSDDDVIADLGSGTGFYTDDLAPHVGQVHAVDVQEAMHDYYREKGVPENVELITAEISDLPFDTDFLDTAVSMMTYHEFASSNALHELSRVVSSGGRLAIADWTADGHGEAGPPLDERFTVEEAVSSLRNHGFKIHQEVTRPETFVLVGTRE is encoded by the coding sequence ATGGGCTATCATACGTTCGAGGTTGAGCAAGCTGAGAAATTAGAAGACGCAGCGTCTCGGTATCGGTATCTTTCTGCCGAAGAACTCCTCTGGTACGTTTCACCGTCGGATGACGATGTCATCGCCGATCTCGGAAGTGGGACCGGCTTCTACACGGACGATCTAGCTCCGCACGTTGGACAAGTGCATGCGGTCGACGTGCAGGAAGCGATGCACGACTACTACCGTGAGAAAGGAGTGCCCGAGAACGTCGAGCTCATCACAGCGGAAATCAGTGATCTCCCGTTCGATACCGACTTCCTTGATACGGCAGTTTCGATGATGACGTATCACGAGTTCGCCAGTTCGAATGCATTACACGAACTCTCCCGAGTCGTGAGTTCGGGTGGTCGGCTCGCTATCGCTGACTGGACAGCTGACGGTCACGGGGAGGCTGGTCCGCCGTTGGACGAACGATTCACTGTCGAGGAGGCAGTCTCCTCACTTCGGAATCACGGTTTCAAAATTCATCAGGAGGTTACACGCCCTGAGACGTTCGTTCTCGTCGGAACTCGAGAGTAG
- a CDS encoding MFS transporter translates to MKDKVEVKQGIREHLGQFSLHVLLVFATGLTIGSERTVVPVLGEEVLGVESFFVIGSFVVSFGFVKALLNLYAGKWGEEYGRKPVLVLGWITALPIPVILIYAPSWSWITVGNILLGINQALTWSMAINAKIDLASPDQRGLAVGIDEAFGYTGVAAGAWITGVIAGQTSLRPEPFYFLAAVVMLAFLISIFLIKETVQFAQLECDDDHHDANLPFVDVLKRATYGDKTLFAAAQAGHIENFVDTLFWIAVPLYLTSQGLAIEAVGVVVGVHSAMYFLQIGTGGLADRIGRRPPVVVGMFIAGAGVLGMVLVDSYLPWVVLAGISGLGMALLYPNLMTVPSDAAHPTWRSAGMGVYRMWRDSGYGVGAILIGLTMQFVNTEAAFYMTALLMFFSGAVVFLWMEETHPDFGTHEPPAPAQEAPG, encoded by the coding sequence ATGAAGGATAAAGTTGAGGTGAAACAGGGAATCCGCGAGCACCTCGGGCAGTTCTCGCTGCACGTCCTGTTGGTGTTCGCGACGGGCCTGACAATCGGCTCGGAGCGTACCGTCGTGCCCGTGCTGGGCGAGGAGGTGCTCGGCGTCGAGTCGTTTTTCGTCATCGGCTCGTTCGTCGTCTCCTTCGGCTTCGTCAAGGCGCTGCTCAACCTCTACGCGGGTAAATGGGGCGAGGAGTACGGGCGCAAGCCGGTACTCGTTCTCGGCTGGATCACCGCGTTGCCGATTCCGGTGATCCTCATCTATGCGCCGAGCTGGAGCTGGATCACTGTCGGGAACATCCTGCTGGGGATCAATCAGGCGCTGACTTGGAGCATGGCAATCAACGCCAAGATCGACCTCGCGAGCCCTGACCAGCGCGGGCTCGCCGTCGGTATCGACGAGGCCTTTGGCTACACCGGCGTCGCCGCGGGCGCGTGGATCACCGGCGTTATCGCCGGCCAGACCAGTCTCCGGCCCGAGCCGTTCTACTTCCTCGCGGCCGTTGTGATGCTGGCGTTCCTCATCTCGATCTTCCTGATCAAGGAGACGGTCCAGTTCGCGCAACTTGAGTGCGACGACGACCACCACGACGCGAATCTTCCGTTCGTCGACGTTCTGAAGCGCGCGACCTACGGCGACAAGACGCTGTTCGCGGCGGCGCAGGCCGGCCACATCGAGAACTTCGTGGACACGCTGTTCTGGATCGCCGTCCCGTTGTATCTCACGAGCCAGGGCCTCGCGATCGAGGCCGTCGGCGTCGTCGTCGGCGTTCACAGCGCGATGTACTTCCTCCAGATCGGGACCGGCGGCCTCGCTGACCGTATCGGTCGCCGCCCACCCGTTGTCGTGGGGATGTTCATCGCCGGTGCTGGCGTCCTCGGGATGGTGCTCGTCGACAGCTACCTCCCGTGGGTCGTCCTGGCCGGCATCTCTGGTCTGGGGATGGCGCTGCTCTACCCGAACCTGATGACGGTCCCGAGCGACGCTGCCCACCCGACCTGGCGGTCGGCGGGCATGGGCGTCTACCGGATGTGGCGCGACTCGGGCTACGGCGTCGGCGCGATCCTGATCGGCCTCACGATGCAGTTTGTGAACACCGAAGCTGCGTTCTACATGACTGCGCTCTTGATGTTCTTCTCCGGGGCAGTCGTGTTCCTCTGGATGGAAGAAACTCATCCTGACTTCGGAACCCACGAACCTCCAGCTCCGGCCCAAGAAGCACCCGGGTAA